The Cyanobacteria bacterium FACHB-DQ100 genome contains the following window.
TCGCGCTGCAGATCAAGGGGCAATGCCAGCGCCGATCAACCATACAAAAAAGTGCCAAGCTTGCAGCCTGCAAAGAATCTGCTTGCCGTTTGAGGTCAGATCTCTGATGCAAGCAAAGCTCTGAATCCCGGCAACGGGACTGAAACTAGACCGGGCGCCAGCACGAACCAGAGCGCAGGGTCGCAAAGCTCTGAATCCCGGCAACGGGACTGAAACAAAGGTAAAGCCGTTTTGCCCGTAGACACAGCATTTCAAGTCGCAAAGCTCTGAATCTCGGCAACGGGACTGAAACACTAAGGAAACTGGCTTACTTGAAGTCAACATAGGGGGCATTATCAACTTAACCGCATGCGTTCAACACTAAGCACTGTAATCCTTGAACATTCAAGCGCTGCTGAATGTTACGCAGTAACTCTCACACAAGCAATTTCTCGCCACTCCTCAAAGCGTTGGCATAGTTGTTCTCGGTATCGTTTTGCACTTAGTTCATGTTGCTTCGGGTGGAAGTGGCCTCGAATCGGTTCAAAGGCTGAAAGGAATCGTTGCGCTTGCCCTAGAGATTTGAATCGCCTCATGCGTCGTTCTCGGACTCTTGTAGGTTGATGCGAGTTCTCCGCTCGATTGTTCAGCCCCTTATGAGTTCGATGCTCCACGCTCGGCATCACTCGTTTCTTTGCCGCTTCGTAGCTCTTCAGTTTGTCGGTGACCATCATCCGTGGCACGAAACCTTGTTTCTTCAGCAGTTTATGAAAAAAACGTGCTGCTGCATGGGTATCTCGATGTCGTTGCAGCAGCACACCCAATACAGTGCTCTCCGCATCCACCGCTCGCCACAAATAATATTGCTTTCCCTTGATCGTCACCACGACCTCATCAAGATGCCATTTATCAGCGATGAACGGGCGTTTCCGTCGCAGCGGATTGGCGTATTGCTGCCCGAATTTACAGTAACTGATGATTTCGCCGGGAAATTGATGACGGGAGTACATGAGAAGATATGATCCGAGTTGAACCAGTCCGATTATTCTACGTTCCGATTAACCTGACAATGCCGAAAATAGCATTAATAACAATGCCGAAAATAGCATTAATAACTTTGCGCATACTGCGAAAACGCGGACGCCTACTGAGTTGAGATGCTGGAGTTAATGGTTCAAGGATTGTCCACTCATCATCAGACACATCAGTATTGTAAGATTTCCGATTCATGTCTCCATTCTAACAAATGGGTATAATCTGCTACTTCTCAAACGTCCTCTTAGAACGAGGAGCTATATTGAATCGAGAAGTAGATGCCATTCTCTTGCAAGGTGCGCTTTTCATTCTCGATCGACACCAACGGAAATCCAAAATCAATCCGGGCTGAAAAATCCTCGCCTTGCTGCCATAGTAAGCCGAATCCCGCCCCAACCAGCGTATTTTTCGCAGGATTTTCTCCACTCCGATTCCAGCCTGTACCCAAATCGATAAACGGTGTGAGTTGAACAATTCCCCCACTGGGTCTAAAAATCGGCAACCGCAACTCGGTTGAGAACAAAAATCCATTATTCGTGAGGAGGGCATCTTGTCGATAGCCGCGAACCGTTTCGACTCCCCCAATGCCAATCTGCTCGAAAGGAACTAAGGTATGCCCGGCAAGCTGCAAATCTCCTCGAATTAACAACAATGACTCTCTCGCTAAAAGCCTTGTCCATTGCGCCTGTCCTCGCCAGGCAAAAAATTGACTATCGGGATCTTGATCATTGAGCGTGGCACCGAACAAACCTAAACCCAAGCTAAACTGCGATCGCGCAGCAAACACTTGCCGATCGCTGCGCTGCACATACTCCTGAAAAAACCGCAATGCTGAAATTCGGGTTCGTCCTTGCGCGTCAGCCCCCGGAGACAACGGAAATGGACCAATATTATTAATGCCGAGTTCGGTTTGACTTTCTTGCCGCGAAAAGGTCAACCCCAAGGCGAATTCATCGGTCGAACGCTGAATGATCGGCTGTCTGAACGTCAATTCGTAATAGCGCGATCTCGCTGTGATATCGAGAACATCAAACGGCTCTTCAATCACGCGACTGCGAGTACTGCCATAAGCAAGCCTCAATGTTCCATTGCGTGGATTGAGAGGAATGGTATAGCTCAAATCCACGCCATTGCTTCCATCCGTTTTAGTGTAAGTTGCACTGAGACTATCGCCGAAACCGAGCAAGTTCGCTTGTGAGACTCCAAACTGTCGTCGAAATGAGCCGACACTGGGTGATCGCGCATTATCGAGTGACGGAGTAACGGTGAGCGTTTTGGCTTCTGCGATCGTCACTTGTAAAATGCTGGTTCCGGGGCGCGTTCCGGCTTGCAAATCGGC
Protein-coding sequences here:
- a CDS encoding IS6 family transposase, which produces MYSRHQFPGEIISYCKFGQQYANPLRRKRPFIADKWHLDEVVVTIKGKQYYLWRAVDAESTVLGVLLQRHRDTHAAARFFHKLLKKQGFVPRMMVTDKLKSYEAAKKRVMPSVEHRTHKGLNNRAENSHQPTRVRERRMRRFKSLGQAQRFLSAFEPIRGHFHPKQHELSAKRYREQLCQRFEEWREIACVRVTA
- a CDS encoding ShlB/FhaC/HecB family hemolysin secretion/activation protein, with amino-acid sequence MMFRSQLQVLLTLGVTIATSSPGLAQRIPIPPPQDLPRPLPSQPSPLEATPAPLPPPDQLLPIAPLQPTPEAPGNVPDTIQLKQIEIVGSTVFRAQDFSEITRKYVDRNVSFAELLQLRTEITDFYVKRSYVTSAAILPPQVLTGGTVKIQIIEGTIESVNVLGTRRLNPAYVRSRIGLVAQKPLNVNRLLEGLRLLQLDPLIASISADLQAGTRPGTSILQVTIAEAKTLTVTPSLDNARSPSVGSFRRQFGVSQANLLGFGDSLSATYTKTDGSNGVDLSYTIPLNPRNGTLRLAYGSTRSRVIEEPFDVLDITARSRYYELTFRQPIIQRSTDEFALGLTFSRQESQTELGINNIGPFPLSPGADAQGRTRISALRFFQEYVQRSDRQVFAARSQFSLGLGLFGATLNDQDPDSQFFAWRGQAQWTRLLARESLLLIRGDLQLAGHTLVPFEQIGIGGVETVRGYRQDALLTNNGFLFSTELRLPIFRPSGGIVQLTPFIDLGTGWNRSGENPAKNTLVGAGFGLLWQQGEDFSARIDFGFPLVSIENEKRTLQENGIYFSIQYSSSF